The following proteins are co-located in the Halanaerobiaceae bacterium ANBcell28 genome:
- a CDS encoding complex I subunit 5 family protein, whose protein sequence is MPKYIISFVFNNFNFIFFMFGLILSTFVILIAKEFIKEKIQRYYIVSFVFLISFSALIYTESWLGFIVAWELVTITTTLILLWRGRGLASQYFIFQFSGTAILFLSFLLAMNQGYDSIMPINEVWLQNLLVLGVGMKSAILGFHFWMPAIYSKAPIPFNAISSGWVVKLGFILLLKVIPHGNALLFVLGILMVFYGGFKALIASDFKVLLAFSSVSQLGFIAIGIASGTVYGYLGSIFHIIAHGLAKSSLFIICGQMVKEYASSCIYDFKVFFKRHPLSSFTMIIAFASLIGVPLLAGFNSKYLLKFGLNNQIFFAIMMYAATLLTALYSLRFLYWGIFKDLLPSNGAKEEKKRQKNFQLPSIHYLVLLLLSSLILLVGLQAELIMNAIMEIDFTYNLFIGFIENLIIITLAYLILRYYNYFQLTRREVPSLDGIFQKLYKILYNIGRKSYNWIYQDFQYQLLCIPLFLIIILLWGLFFV, encoded by the coding sequence ATGCCAAAATATATTATTAGTTTTGTTTTTAATAATTTTAATTTTATCTTCTTTATGTTTGGTTTGATATTATCCACCTTTGTTATTCTGATTGCTAAAGAGTTCATAAAGGAAAAAATACAACGATATTACATTGTTTCTTTTGTTTTTTTAATTTCCTTTTCAGCTCTAATTTATACTGAAAGTTGGCTAGGCTTTATAGTTGCCTGGGAACTGGTTACGATTACAACTACTTTGATTCTTTTATGGAGGGGTAGGGGCTTAGCTAGTCAGTATTTTATCTTTCAGTTCTCTGGCACTGCTATTTTATTCTTATCATTTTTATTGGCTATGAATCAAGGTTATGACAGTATTATGCCAATTAATGAGGTATGGTTACAGAATTTATTAGTTTTAGGTGTGGGCATGAAAAGTGCTATTTTAGGATTTCATTTTTGGATGCCAGCTATATATTCAAAAGCCCCCATTCCATTTAATGCTATATCTTCTGGGTGGGTAGTTAAGCTTGGCTTTATACTTTTGTTAAAGGTAATTCCCCATGGAAATGCTTTGCTATTTGTTCTAGGGATTTTGATGGTTTTTTATGGAGGGTTTAAAGCATTAATAGCCAGTGACTTTAAAGTATTACTTGCCTTTAGTTCAGTTAGTCAGTTAGGGTTTATCGCGATAGGTATCGCTAGTGGAACTGTATATGGATATTTAGGAAGTATTTTTCATATTATCGCTCATGGCTTAGCAAAGTCTTCTTTGTTTATTATTTGTGGGCAAATGGTGAAAGAATATGCAAGTTCATGTATATATGATTTTAAAGTATTTTTTAAAAGACACCCTCTTAGCAGTTTTACTATGATAATTGCTTTTGCTTCGTTAATAGGAGTACCATTATTGGCTGGTTTTAATAGCAAATATCTACTAAAGTTTGGACTAAATAATCAGATCTTTTTTGCTATTATGATGTATGCTGCAACTTTGCTAACAGCTTTATATTCTTTGCGATTCTTATATTGGGGTATTTTTAAAGATTTATTACCTAGTAATGGAGCAAAGGAAGAAAAGAAAAGACAAAAGAATTTTCAATTACCCAGTATTCATTATTTAGTATTATTATTATTAAGCTCTCTAATTCTATTAGTGGGTTTACAAGCAGAATTAATAATGAATGCCATTATGGAAATTGATTTTACTTATAATCTTTTTATTGGTTTTATAGAAAATCTAATTATAATTACTTTAGCCTATTTAATTCTTAGATACTATAATTATTTTCAGCTTACTAGAAGAGAAGTTCCTTCTTTGGATGGGATTTTTCAAAAGCTTTATAAAATTTTATATAATATAGGCCGCAAATCTTATAATTGGATTTATCAAGATTTTCAATATCAGTTACTATGTATTCCTTTATTTTTAATTATTATTTTACTTTGGGGATTATTTTTTGTATAA
- a CDS encoding effector binding domain-containing protein, with amino-acid sequence MVNVRIEKKDSFRIIGEKIYITKLEQFSDFWRLSHENGLIEKLNEIRENYGCPITNGTHIGLSCTENDPENRDFYFFVSIEYPDNISYQGELEVYNVNEFKWAIFSKNDTEIKALYDCEMYAFKEWLPSSHYKHAYGPEMEVYHKDKIEFWLPIVEK; translated from the coding sequence ATGGTCAATGTTAGAATTGAAAAAAAGGATTCATTTAGGATTATAGGTGAAAAGATTTATATTACCAAGCTGGAACAATTTTCTGATTTTTGGAGACTTAGTCATGAAAATGGACTTATTGAAAAGTTGAATGAGATTAGAGAAAATTATGGGTGCCCTATCACAAATGGAACACATATAGGATTATCATGTACAGAAAATGATCCAGAAAATAGAGATTTCTATTTTTTTGTTTCAATTGAATATCCAGATAATATAAGCTATCAGGGTGAACTTGAAGTCTATAATGTGAATGAATTTAAATGGGCTATATTTTCAAAAAATGACACTGAAATTAAGGCTCTATATGACTGTGAAATGTATGCTTTCAAAGAATGGTTACCTTCATCTCATTACAAACATGCATATGGTCCTGAAATGGAAGTGTATCATAAGGATAAAATAGAATTTTGGCTACCAATAGTTGAAAAGTAA
- a CDS encoding OFA family MFS transporter — translation MSLKNNRSNKPWIYIPLAMLIMLCMGTVYSWSVFRPSVEETLNIGATQSGMPFMFFLFFYAVTMPITGGLIDKKSPVLMTIIGGIMVALGWFLSGFTTNVYYLTITYGIIAGSGVGVAYGVPIAVAAKWFPEKRGFVVGLTLLGYGLSPFLTAPLANLLINNYGPMTTFKILGLAFAVIITILALPLKFPEKTEEIDNPLEMMDGEMSEDINSISIFKSKTFYALWGLFTIGTLIGLMAISFASPVAQEVVNMGSREAAALVSFFAIFNGIGRPIFGWLTDRFSPKFAASVSFTLILLASILMLFVGEGNVVLFAIAFSILWLNLGGWLAIAPAATGIYFGTKNYSKNYGYLFTAYGVGAIIGTMLSSSLRDIMGSYIFAFYPAIALSIIALFLAGLFLKKPE, via the coding sequence ATGAGTTTGAAAAATAATCGAAGTAATAAACCCTGGATTTATATTCCACTTGCTATGCTTATCATGTTATGCATGGGAACTGTTTATTCCTGGAGTGTTTTTAGACCTTCTGTTGAAGAAACCTTAAATATAGGGGCAACTCAAAGCGGAATGCCTTTCATGTTTTTCTTGTTTTTTTATGCAGTAACGATGCCAATTACTGGAGGTTTAATTGATAAGAAAAGTCCTGTATTAATGACTATTATAGGTGGAATAATGGTTGCTTTAGGCTGGTTTTTATCAGGCTTTACTACAAACGTTTATTACCTAACTATTACATATGGTATAATTGCTGGTTCTGGTGTAGGTGTTGCATATGGTGTGCCGATTGCTGTTGCGGCAAAATGGTTTCCTGAGAAAAGGGGTTTTGTAGTCGGGTTGACTTTGCTTGGTTATGGTTTGTCACCATTTCTTACAGCTCCTCTGGCTAATTTATTAATTAATAATTATGGCCCGATGACAACATTTAAAATATTGGGACTTGCTTTTGCTGTAATTATCACTATCTTAGCTTTACCTTTGAAATTCCCTGAAAAAACGGAGGAAATTGATAATCCTCTAGAAATGATGGACGGAGAAATGTCAGAAGATATTAACTCTATTAGTATCTTTAAGTCAAAAACTTTTTATGCTTTATGGGGATTATTTACAATAGGTACTTTGATTGGTTTGATGGCAATTTCTTTTGCAAGTCCAGTTGCTCAGGAAGTTGTTAACATGGGATCAAGAGAAGCTGCAGCTCTAGTTTCGTTTTTTGCTATTTTTAATGGTATAGGTAGACCTATTTTTGGTTGGTTGACTGATAGATTTTCACCTAAGTTTGCAGCTAGTGTTTCGTTTACTTTAATTTTATTGGCATCGATCTTAATGTTATTTGTAGGAGAAGGAAATGTAGTCTTATTTGCTATTGCTTTTTCTATATTGTGGTTGAATCTAGGTGGTTGGTTAGCGATAGCACCAGCAGCTACTGGAATCTATTTTGGTACAAAAAATTACAGCAAAAACTATGGTTATTTATTTACAGCTTATGGTGTAGGGGCAATTATTGGAACTATGCTATCCAGTAGTTTGAGAGACATCATGGGCTCTTATATCTTTGCTTTTTATCCAGCTATAGCCCTATCTATAATAGCTTTATTTCTGGCTGGACTTTTTCTTAAAAAGCCAGAATAG
- a CDS encoding hydrogenase subunit MbhD domain-containing protein, which yields MIILEYILIILLLGSAYFAVSFEEELISIVCLSVFSVTLTALYLIFKAPDVALAEVVIGAGLTTALFMAAISRLRSVEEKPFRGED from the coding sequence ATGATTATATTGGAGTATATTCTTATCATCTTACTTTTAGGGTCAGCCTATTTTGCTGTTAGTTTTGAGGAAGAACTGATTTCTATTGTATGTCTTTCAGTTTTTTCAGTTACACTTACAGCTCTTTATCTTATCTTTAAAGCTCCAGATGTAGCTTTAGCTGAAGTTGTTATTGGTGCTGGTTTAACAACAGCTCTTTTTATGGCAGCAATTAGTCGTTTGCGTTCAGTTGAAGAAAAACCTTTCAGAGGTGAAGACTAA
- a CDS encoding AraC family transcriptional regulator, translating to MFVAFTAVLDYIENRVTEDISDEEIADIAGFSRSHFRALFREANGQTLVRYIKKRKLSHAAFKLINTDINILDIAVSYGFNSHDSFTRAFRREFGESPSQFRKKKENVSSKIIVPGIYGPFIVNSETSSNKIQEDCSVKNSISNKIFQDKKTLENIDSTVLYGVPAFGEGENTPFVASFRSCLAYLGRHIT from the coding sequence ATGTTTGTTGCTTTTACGGCTGTTTTAGATTATATAGAAAACCGGGTGACTGAGGATATTAGTGATGAAGAAATTGCAGATATAGCAGGTTTTTCTAGATCTCATTTTAGAGCATTATTTCGAGAAGCTAACGGTCAAACATTAGTTAGATACATAAAGAAGCGTAAACTATCTCATGCTGCTTTTAAATTAATTAATACAGATATAAATATACTTGACATTGCCGTAAGCTATGGTTTTAATTCACATGATTCTTTTACAAGGGCTTTTCGCAGAGAGTTTGGAGAAAGCCCCAGTCAATTTCGAAAAAAGAAAGAAAATGTGAGTTCCAAAATAATTGTTCCTGGTATTTATGGGCCTTTTATAGTAAACAGTGAAACCAGTAGTAATAAAATTCAAGAAGATTGTAGTGTTAAAAACTCCATATCTAATAAAATATTTCAAGATAAGAAGACCCTGGAAAATATTGATAGCACTGTTTTGTATGGTGTACCTGCATTTGGCGAAGGTGAAAATACACCATTTGTAGCATCATTTCGTTCATGCCTTGCTTACCTTGGTCGTCATATTACTTAA
- a CDS encoding effector binding domain-containing protein — protein sequence MDWLKRMNNAMEYIESNLAGEIDYNRIAELASCSIYNFQRVFSYIIDIPLSEYRRRRRFTLAAFELQNTNIKVIDLAYKYGYQSPEAFARTFQNIHGVTPSSARKMGVNLKAYPRISFQISIKGDLEMDYRIEKKDGFSIFGVEEIFLIEDEDSKQIPKFWLKSIEKGTLKRIEGASDLSCDESLVGIKPVMAAISYRDTGENTFPYLLSAFTPESGVAEGFDTAKIPALTWAIFKSEEHSKDKTSQVIQDLWKRIYSEWFPTADYEPLGSYELELYGISENGKDYCEIWIPLMEKACE from the coding sequence ATGGATTGGCTTAAACGAATGAATAATGCAATGGAGTATATTGAGAGTAATCTTGCAGGAGAAATTGATTATAATAGGATAGCTGAACTAGCAAGCTGTTCTATATATAATTTCCAACGTGTATTCTCTTATATTATTGATATACCTTTATCAGAGTATAGAAGACGGCGGCGTTTTACATTAGCTGCTTTTGAACTTCAAAATACTAATATTAAGGTAATAGACCTTGCTTATAAGTATGGTTATCAATCTCCTGAAGCCTTTGCTCGTACTTTTCAAAATATTCATGGAGTTACTCCTAGCAGTGCAAGAAAGATGGGAGTAAATTTGAAAGCCTATCCACGTATTTCCTTTCAAATATCAATTAAAGGTGATCTGGAGATGGATTATCGAATCGAAAAAAAAGATGGCTTTTCAATTTTTGGAGTTGAAGAAATATTTCTAATTGAAGATGAAGATAGCAAACAAATACCAAAATTTTGGTTAAAGTCTATTGAAAAAGGAACTCTAAAACGTATTGAGGGGGCATCTGACCTAAGTTGTGATGAATCATTGGTAGGAATAAAACCAGTTATGGCTGCTATATCTTATAGGGATACTGGAGAAAATACTTTCCCATATTTGTTATCTGCTTTTACACCTGAAAGTGGAGTAGCAGAAGGATTTGACACAGCAAAGATTCCTGCATTAACCTGGGCAATATTCAAGTCCGAAGAGCATAGTAAAGATAAAACATCGCAAGTTATACAAGATTTGTGGAAACGTATTTATAGTGAGTGGTTTCCTACAGCAGACTATGAGCCATTAGGTAGTTATGAACTTGAACTCTATGGTATATCTGAGAATGGTAAAGACTATTGTGAAATATGGATACCCCTTATGGAAAAAGCTTGTGAATGA
- a CDS encoding proton-conducting transporter membrane subunit, whose amino-acid sequence MELYILLLIIIPIVTAFVIPLLDLIYKKARKPFIVIAAIIELLIAFIFLINKYSEMIAGELAIRYYLGAWSSEIGITLYMDSFGLVFSLMVSISVFLIIIYSLGFIGHHEGKYYVILFLLWGAMQGSVITGDIFNLYVFLELMTITSAALITFKRNRQAAEAAFKYIVYGVLGGVFILLSIFLIYYNVGSLNMEYIARNFDNINSRMQITILAFMLTGILIKLGVFPFHFWRPKAYAAAPSSITALLSGILLNVYLLILIRLFWFIIPFDLILSINLQYFVFYLALLTCTIGHVLALREDDIKRMLAFSTIGHLGMIIAAFALNTTAGFYGGLLHTVTHLIMKTTLFLIVGYFLQFTGGYHFADFNGIAYKNKGIFIVFVLSAMGMIGIPPLPGFFSKWYIVKGMLESGHYLAGFLILLLSIIAIFYYLRFILRGYSLVDEENKILSKKLKQNLTVFYRERTVLSVIYIFAFFLIMIGVFYDLLTEPLMASILNILEGF is encoded by the coding sequence ATGGAATTATATATTTTGCTTTTGATAATTATACCGATAGTAACTGCCTTTGTAATACCTTTATTAGACCTTATATATAAGAAAGCAAGAAAACCTTTTATTGTAATAGCAGCTATTATTGAGTTGCTTATTGCTTTTATTTTTTTGATAAATAAATATAGTGAGATGATAGCAGGGGAACTAGCTATTAGATATTATCTAGGAGCTTGGTCTTCAGAAATAGGTATAACTTTATATATGGATAGTTTTGGATTAGTATTTTCTTTAATGGTGTCTATTTCAGTATTTCTAATTATTATTTACTCTCTTGGTTTTATAGGACATCATGAAGGCAAGTATTATGTAATCTTATTTCTTTTATGGGGAGCCATGCAAGGTAGTGTAATAACAGGTGATATATTTAATCTATATGTTTTTTTAGAGTTGATGACAATTACTTCAGCTGCACTTATTACTTTTAAAAGGAATAGGCAGGCAGCAGAGGCTGCTTTTAAATATATTGTCTATGGTGTTTTGGGCGGGGTATTTATTTTATTATCCATTTTTTTGATTTATTATAATGTTGGCAGTTTGAATATGGAATATATAGCTAGGAATTTTGATAATATCAATAGTAGGATGCAAATTACGATTCTTGCTTTTATGCTGACTGGCATTTTAATTAAATTAGGGGTATTTCCTTTTCATTTTTGGCGGCCTAAAGCATATGCTGCAGCTCCTAGTTCAATTACAGCTTTACTTTCAGGAATTCTCCTTAATGTCTATCTACTTATATTAATTCGTTTATTTTGGTTTATAATTCCTTTTGACTTAATACTCTCAATTAATCTACAGTATTTTGTTTTCTATTTAGCTTTATTAACCTGTACAATTGGTCATGTTTTAGCTTTAAGAGAAGATGATATTAAAAGAATGCTTGCCTTTTCAACTATTGGTCATTTGGGTATGATTATAGCTGCTTTTGCTTTAAATACTACAGCTGGTTTTTATGGTGGTTTACTTCATACTGTTACTCATCTTATAATGAAAACAACACTTTTTTTAATAGTAGGTTATTTTTTGCAGTTTACTGGAGGATATCACTTTGCTGACTTTAATGGTATTGCATATAAAAATAAAGGTATATTTATTGTGTTTGTATTATCTGCTATGGGGATGATAGGAATCCCTCCTTTACCTGGTTTTTTTAGTAAATGGTATATAGTTAAAGGAATGCTTGAGTCAGGTCACTATTTAGCAGGATTTTTAATCTTGTTATTAAGTATCATAGCTATATTTTATTATTTGCGATTTATTTTAAGAGGATATAGTTTAGTAGATGAAGAAAACAAAATACTTAGTAAAAAGCTTAAACAAAATTTGACAGTTTTTTATAGAGAACGTACTGTTTTATCGGTGATTTACATTTTTGCTTTTTTCTTAATAATGATAGGCGTTTTTTATGATTTATTAACTGAACCTTTAATGGCTAGCATTTTGAATATATTGGAGGGTTTTTAA
- a CDS encoding 4'-phosphopantetheinyl transferase superfamily protein: MIKIYGINISEELDNKIYNIFLNLISPEKQNRIKRFRFFQDAQRCLLGDILVRYAICKNLDIDNDLLKFSSNEYGKPFLLKPKDFYFNISHSGDWVVCAVGNKPLGVDVELIKTIDYNIAKRFFSKDEFNDLLKIDKEKRLEYFYKLWTLKESYIKAEGKGLSIPLNTFSFKIKKDDIKIFSQKELKPYFFWQHKLYENYILSLCSLKKLDKECIEIVSLSQLLNYMV; the protein is encoded by the coding sequence ATGATTAAGATATACGGAATTAATATATCAGAAGAATTGGATAATAAAATATATAACATTTTTTTAAATTTGATTTCTCCAGAAAAGCAAAATAGGATTAAGAGATTTAGATTTTTTCAAGATGCACAACGGTGTTTACTTGGAGATATATTAGTTAGATATGCTATCTGTAAAAATTTAGATATTGACAATGACTTACTGAAGTTTTCTAGTAATGAATATGGTAAACCCTTTCTTTTGAAACCTAAAGATTTTTATTTTAACATTTCTCATTCTGGAGACTGGGTTGTATGTGCTGTAGGTAATAAGCCTTTAGGTGTAGATGTAGAGCTAATAAAAACAATAGATTATAATATTGCTAAGAGATTTTTTTCTAAAGATGAATTTAATGATTTACTTAAAATAGATAAAGAGAAAAGATTAGAATATTTTTATAAGTTATGGACTTTAAAAGAAAGCTATATCAAGGCTGAAGGCAAGGGTTTATCAATACCTTTAAATACTTTTTCCTTTAAAATAAAAAAAGATGATATAAAAATATTTAGTCAAAAAGAGTTGAAACCATACTTTTTTTGGCAGCATAAACTATATGAAAATTATATCTTATCCCTTTGCTCATTAAAAAAGTTAGATAAAGAATGTATTGAAATAGTTTCTTTATCTCAGTTATTAAATTATATGGTTTAA
- the ylbJ gene encoding sporulation integral membrane protein YlbJ has product MYTKQEKKYIIAAVTAVVITICIIIFSEQAFEAAIEGLEVWWNVVFPSLLPFFIIAEILMGLGVVHFLGALLEPLMRPVFKVPGVGAFAMAMGLASGYPIGAKITGNLRRKNLCSKTEAERLVAFTNTADPLFMIGAVAVGMFHRAELGIILAAAHYISSLIVGFSLRFYKGEEDRTILKSSSYQKRRKNIFSYAIDELVEARKKDGRSTGELIGDSIKESINTLLLVGGFIILFSVLTRMFLVTGIITIISNFLINILHPLGFTEAMVLPLVSGFFEISNGTNLASQAVAPLLHQVIIASAIIAWSGMSVHAQVATMINGTDIRLKPYIFARILQSILAGILTIFLFRPFQGAVETTFMPFLQGFNTQRGFMFISLIFISLLTITLTISLGIYFLQRIKIIIFYNK; this is encoded by the coding sequence ATGTATACTAAACAGGAGAAAAAATATATAATTGCTGCAGTAACCGCAGTCGTTATAACTATTTGTATCATAATATTTTCTGAACAGGCTTTTGAAGCAGCTATTGAAGGCTTAGAAGTATGGTGGAATGTGGTCTTTCCTTCTTTATTACCCTTTTTTATCATTGCTGAAATCTTAATGGGCTTAGGTGTAGTTCACTTCCTTGGAGCATTATTGGAACCTTTAATGAGACCAGTCTTTAAAGTTCCAGGAGTAGGTGCTTTTGCTATGGCAATGGGATTAGCATCTGGATATCCTATAGGAGCAAAGATAACAGGAAATTTAAGAAGAAAAAATCTTTGTAGCAAGACAGAAGCAGAACGATTGGTGGCATTTACTAATACTGCAGATCCACTATTTATGATTGGTGCTGTAGCAGTAGGAATGTTTCATAGAGCTGAACTTGGAATAATTCTAGCTGCTGCACATTATATCTCTAGTTTAATCGTTGGTTTTTCTCTTCGTTTCTATAAAGGAGAAGAAGATAGAACTATCTTAAAGTCCAGTTCTTATCAAAAAAGAAGAAAAAATATATTTTCTTATGCTATTGACGAATTAGTTGAAGCTAGAAAAAAAGACGGCAGAAGTACTGGTGAATTAATAGGTGATTCAATTAAAGAATCCATTAATACCCTTTTGTTAGTTGGAGGCTTCATTATTTTATTTTCAGTATTAACTAGAATGTTTTTAGTTACAGGAATAATAACTATCATTAGTAATTTTTTAATTAATATACTACATCCTTTAGGATTTACTGAAGCAATGGTTCTTCCTTTAGTCAGTGGTTTTTTTGAAATTTCTAATGGTACAAATCTTGCCAGTCAGGCAGTAGCACCATTATTACATCAAGTTATTATTGCTAGTGCTATTATTGCCTGGAGTGGCATGTCAGTACACGCACAGGTAGCTACTATGATTAATGGTACTGATATAAGGCTTAAACCATATATATTTGCAAGAATTTTACAAAGTATTTTAGCTGGCATATTAACCATCTTTTTATTTAGACCTTTCCAAGGTGCAGTTGAAACAACTTTTATGCCTTTTTTACAAGGATTTAATACTCAACGTGGATTTATGTTCATATCACTAATCTTCATTTCATTGCTTACAATCACTTTAACTATTTCTCTAGGAATCTACTTTTTACAAAGAATCAAAATAATAATCTTTTATAACAAGTAA
- the mnhG gene encoding monovalent cation/H(+) antiporter subunit G gives MLIREIIAYIFMSIGAIFAIITVIGLIRFPDVYTRIHAAAVVLTISAAFLTFGVAIYVWEFFLSLKIVLIGVFFLIANPMATHSIARASYRTKVAKLKVRTVDEYSDYLGSEDK, from the coding sequence ATGCTAATACGAGAGATTATTGCTTATATATTTATGAGTATTGGGGCTATTTTTGCTATTATTACAGTTATAGGATTGATTAGATTTCCTGACGTATATACTAGAATACATGCAGCAGCAGTTGTTTTGACAATAAGTGCTGCCTTTTTAACTTTTGGAGTTGCAATTTATGTCTGGGAGTTTTTTCTAAGTTTAAAAATAGTGCTGATTGGTGTTTTTTTCTTAATAGCCAATCCAATGGCAACTCATTCTATTGCAAGAGCATCTTATCGTACTAAGGTTGCTAAATTAAAGGTGAGAACTGTAGATGAGTATTCTGATTATTTAGGGAGTGAAGATAAATGA
- a CDS encoding monovalent cation/H+ antiporter complex subunit F, producing MILILAIFFACLALLTTYRLYKGPTITDRLIAADTIGTFMSMVMLLIALYYDIDLLVDIVLAYAVLLFVDILIFAKFFEHKELHK from the coding sequence ATGATACTGATACTGGCTATATTTTTTGCATGTTTAGCTTTACTTACTACATATCGTTTGTATAAAGGCCCCACTATTACAGATCGATTAATTGCAGCAGATACCATTGGTACCTTTATGTCTATGGTTATGTTATTGATTGCTTTGTATTATGATATTGATTTGCTCGTTGATATAGTACTGGCATACGCTGTTTTGCTTTTTGTAGATATTTTGATATTTGCTAAATTTTTCGAACATAAGGAGTTGCATAAATAA
- the mbhE gene encoding hydrogen gas-evolving membrane-bound hydrogenase subunit E, translating into MTKDKIVLSVLLVLFALILFSLSAFPLQEIFPGSTAEHIIKSAVEETASLNLVTAILYDYRAFDSLGESTVIFSAVSAIVLILSFKQLPVSSKGLSFIVKRTFALLTPFIFLFGLYIITHGHLSPGGGFQGGVILGSISIIFCIIYGSAFDYEKYSPQTKTLLETGGALLFVFMGLLGLFTGGYFLRNVNPLFGELGSIISAGSIPFINIGIGFKVGAGLAIIFYSMIQKTYREE; encoded by the coding sequence ATGACTAAGGATAAAATAGTTTTATCTGTTTTGTTAGTTTTATTTGCATTAATACTATTTAGTTTATCAGCTTTTCCATTACAAGAAATTTTCCCTGGAAGCACTGCAGAACATATTATAAAATCTGCTGTAGAAGAGACAGCCTCATTGAATTTAGTTACTGCTATTCTTTATGATTATAGGGCTTTTGATTCGTTGGGTGAGAGTACAGTTATATTTTCTGCGGTAAGTGCTATTGTACTGATCTTATCATTCAAACAATTACCTGTGTCTTCTAAGGGTTTGTCTTTTATTGTAAAAAGAACATTTGCTTTATTAACTCCGTTTATATTTTTATTTGGTTTATATATAATAACACATGGACATCTATCACCAGGTGGTGGTTTTCAGGGTGGAGTTATTTTAGGTTCAATATCAATTATTTTTTGTATAATTTATGGAAGTGCTTTTGATTATGAGAAATATAGTCCTCAAACTAAGACTTTATTGGAAACAGGCGGTGCTTTGCTTTTTGTTTTTATGGGTCTTCTTGGTTTGTTTACCGGAGGATATTTCTTAAGAAATGTCAATCCATTATTTGGTGAACTGGGTTCAATTATAAGTGCTGGTAGCATCCCATTTATTAATATTGGGATAGGTTTTAAAGTTGGTGCTGGTTTGGCTATTATTTTCTATAGTATGATTCAAAAAACATACAGAGAGGAGTAA
- a CDS encoding cation:proton antiporter subunit C, which translates to MLYHIVFLLLFMLGLHTVLIKKSLIKIVIGLNLMEAAVFFWVIAVNYRGGIIPILTVSNEIKDVVNPLPQALILTGIVIGASTTAFLLTLVIEINKYAKIIDLDLLKGLRD; encoded by the coding sequence TTGCTTTACCATATTGTATTTTTATTATTATTTATGCTTGGTTTACATACTGTTTTAATAAAAAAGAGTTTAATTAAGATAGTAATTGGTTTGAATTTAATGGAAGCGGCAGTTTTTTTCTGGGTTATTGCTGTAAACTATAGGGGTGGAATAATTCCTATACTTACTGTTTCTAATGAAATTAAAGATGTTGTTAATCCTTTGCCTCAAGCACTTATCCTTACTGGTATTGTTATCGGGGCAAGTACGACAGCTTTTCTTTTGACTTTAGTTATAGAAATAAATAAATATGCCAAAATAATTGATTTGGATTTATTAAAGGGGTTGCGTGATTAA